One stretch of Roseimicrobium sp. ORNL1 DNA includes these proteins:
- a CDS encoding ribokinase, whose protein sequence is MPELAATPTVTVVGSLNLDTLLTVPHLPEPGATVICSGWDARYGGKGANQAIAAARQGGEVSIIGCVGDDPVGSAYVNSLIEQQVGVSGIQPLQQMQTGRAYITIDSAGQNTIVVNQGANMYLSAELVLAQESLLAASDVVLAQCEVPIEAVVVGLQRASELGKTTILNASPINPEFPWGQVPIDFLIVNEREAAALLGYFVESTNEASTVRAQMADLGVGTLIITRGKEHTFAFSANQAYKVPPPQVEVEDTTGAGDAFAGAFAVHWAQTHNLLSSVRKANIAGAITTTRLGAQDAIPTREEVDNFGKPPPIPQSQVSEGEGEVANEEEVPA, encoded by the coding sequence ATGCCCGAGCTTGCAGCCACGCCCACCGTCACTGTCGTCGGATCCCTGAACCTCGACACCCTGCTCACTGTCCCCCACCTGCCCGAACCCGGGGCCACAGTCATCTGCTCGGGGTGGGATGCGCGCTACGGCGGGAAGGGGGCGAACCAGGCGATTGCCGCCGCCCGACAGGGTGGCGAGGTGAGCATCATCGGCTGCGTGGGGGACGACCCCGTAGGCTCGGCGTATGTGAACAGCCTGATTGAGCAGCAGGTGGGCGTGAGTGGCATCCAGCCGCTGCAGCAGATGCAGACGGGGCGCGCCTACATCACCATCGACTCCGCGGGACAGAACACCATTGTGGTGAATCAGGGCGCGAACATGTACCTCTCCGCCGAGCTCGTGCTGGCGCAGGAATCGCTGCTGGCAGCCTCGGATGTGGTACTGGCCCAGTGCGAGGTGCCCATCGAAGCCGTGGTGGTAGGCCTCCAGCGCGCCTCAGAGCTGGGGAAAACTACGATCCTGAATGCCTCCCCCATCAACCCGGAGTTTCCCTGGGGACAGGTGCCGATTGATTTCCTCATCGTGAACGAACGCGAAGCGGCCGCGCTGCTGGGCTATTTCGTGGAGAGCACGAATGAAGCCTCCACGGTACGCGCCCAGATGGCAGACCTGGGAGTAGGCACCCTGATCATCACCCGCGGAAAAGAGCACACCTTCGCCTTCAGCGCGAACCAGGCCTACAAGGTGCCGCCACCCCAAGTGGAGGTCGAAGATACCACGGGAGCGGGGGATGCCTTCGCCGGAGCCTTCGCGGTCCACTGGGCCCAGACGCACAATCTGCTCTCCAGCGTACGCAAGGCCAACATCGCCGGCGCCATCACCACCACCCGCCTGGGCGCACAGGACGCGATTCCCACGCGGGAGGAGGTGGATAACTTCGGGAAGCCACCACCCATCCCCCAGTCTCAGGTCAGTGAAGGTGAAGGCGAGGTGGCGAACGAAGAAGAGGTGCCTGCGTAG
- a CDS encoding alpha/beta hydrolase, translated as MMTDHDHTITLSSGRRLGYAEYGDPKGVPLFYYHGWPSSRSQGELLDGIGKDLGLRIISPDRPGLGLSDFQPGRQLLDWPPVLEELAAHVGAEKFHVMGVSGGGPYVLATAHTMPDRVLSATVICGAPPLKEVGTRELMWTYKLALWGQRHTPLLLAPGLALSAKVLRLPPDSLPLRTFISSLGPRDQEALRSVENTRIIMGSGRVGLESGHRAMTLDGNIYTSDWGIELEKVTYPVRYWHGSLDLNIPHSLVEKFTSRMPNAKLTIMDGEGHYSLPILCSRSILEEQLGTSPGQIVAGQGLVSPKAAD; from the coding sequence ATGATGACTGATCACGATCACACCATCACGCTCTCTTCAGGACGTAGGCTCGGATATGCGGAGTATGGGGACCCGAAGGGAGTGCCACTGTTCTACTATCATGGATGGCCGAGCTCGCGCTCCCAAGGAGAATTGCTCGATGGTATCGGCAAGGATTTGGGCCTGCGCATCATCTCGCCGGATCGCCCAGGTCTGGGGCTCTCGGATTTTCAGCCAGGCCGGCAGCTGCTCGACTGGCCGCCGGTGCTGGAAGAACTGGCGGCGCATGTGGGCGCGGAGAAATTTCACGTCATGGGCGTATCCGGTGGCGGACCGTATGTGCTGGCCACGGCGCACACCATGCCGGACCGCGTCCTGAGTGCCACGGTGATTTGCGGAGCGCCTCCCCTGAAGGAAGTGGGCACGCGCGAGCTGATGTGGACGTACAAACTCGCTCTGTGGGGGCAACGCCACACCCCCCTCCTGCTGGCGCCCGGACTGGCGCTCTCTGCCAAGGTATTGCGCCTCCCTCCCGACTCGCTGCCGCTGCGGACGTTCATTTCCAGCCTCGGGCCTCGTGATCAGGAAGCACTGCGCTCGGTGGAAAACACTCGCATCATCATGGGCAGCGGCCGCGTGGGCCTGGAGTCTGGGCACCGAGCCATGACGCTGGATGGCAACATCTACACCTCCGACTGGGGCATCGAGCTGGAAAAAGTCACCTACCCCGTCCGCTACTGGCACGGTTCACTCGATCTGAACATCCCGCATTCGCTGGTGGAGAAATTCACGAGCCGCATGCCCAATGCCAAGCTCACCATCATGGACGGCGAGGGTCACTATTCCCTGCCGATTCTGTGTTCGCGCTCCATCCTGGAGGAGCAACTGGGCACGTCTCCTGGCCAGATAGTAGCCGGCCAGGGCCTCGTCAGCCCGAAAGCTGCTGATTGA
- a CDS encoding phospholipase D family protein encodes MRSGPPATLVRLRFLWRLGPWLALLFCGLGMTGCKSVLGARAEAMAESRAVAPKANVAFTTGESASTSTTPRRGESPIRISEVAHMHDGMEAFTARVALARFAQQSLDMQYYIWDGDQTGSFLLSELIAAADRGVRVRLLLDDITSRGIVDGMLQQLAAAARAATADLEDTLAEITPDDLERKDRIRDLMDEIHTGGRDLIAAALDTHPNIEVRMFNPFNSRKRGGMGRAFQFLADFSRLNRRMHNKVFAADNQIAIVGGRNIADNYFGLHEKYDFRDLDLMVRGPVVQDVSESFDLYWNSEWAVPVHTFSMKHRSEQRLAGLRKELAEAFQWEKHPRLKELEGDAETTKALHRITARMVKAPVRVVADLPGKVQKPMGEPLVAEALAAQARGSEKEILVESAYFVPVNVTFENMHERIDHGVHVCILTNSLASTNQMPAYAGYAKHRKRLLETGVSLYELRPYDSGTVATNGKQRGPRTVLHTKAVVFDREQVFVGTFNLDPRSADLNTEIGLMVNHPKLAGEVAGLIESGMKPDRSWRLSLGKPDQKEKEHMKTRGPVCWCGDNMEKHTVLRREPETRWGSRFLMRLVSWLPIDEML; translated from the coding sequence ATGCGCTCGGGGCCCCCGGCTACTCTTGTCCGCCTGCGCTTCCTGTGGAGGCTTGGGCCATGGCTGGCGCTTCTCTTCTGCGGACTGGGAATGACAGGCTGCAAATCCGTGCTTGGAGCGCGCGCCGAAGCGATGGCTGAGTCACGCGCGGTCGCTCCCAAGGCGAATGTCGCCTTCACCACGGGGGAATCGGCTTCGACCTCGACAACGCCGCGTCGTGGAGAAAGTCCCATCCGCATCTCCGAGGTCGCACACATGCATGATGGCATGGAGGCCTTCACCGCGCGCGTGGCGCTCGCTCGGTTTGCTCAGCAGTCGCTGGACATGCAGTACTACATCTGGGACGGCGACCAGACGGGCAGCTTTCTTTTGTCGGAACTGATCGCTGCCGCAGATCGAGGCGTGCGTGTGCGCCTGCTGCTGGATGATATCACCTCGCGAGGCATCGTGGACGGGATGCTGCAGCAACTCGCCGCTGCAGCGCGTGCGGCTACGGCAGATCTGGAGGACACCCTGGCGGAAATCACGCCGGATGACTTGGAGCGCAAGGACCGCATCCGTGACCTCATGGATGAGATTCATACGGGCGGACGCGATCTCATTGCAGCAGCGCTGGACACGCATCCAAACATTGAGGTGCGCATGTTCAATCCCTTCAATTCGCGAAAGCGCGGCGGCATGGGACGCGCCTTCCAGTTCCTCGCGGATTTCTCACGCCTGAACCGCCGCATGCACAACAAGGTCTTCGCCGCGGACAATCAGATCGCCATCGTGGGCGGCAGGAACATTGCGGACAACTACTTCGGCCTGCATGAGAAATACGATTTCCGCGATCTCGATCTCATGGTGCGTGGTCCGGTGGTGCAGGATGTGTCAGAAAGCTTCGACCTCTATTGGAATAGTGAGTGGGCCGTACCGGTGCACACCTTTTCCATGAAACACCGGTCGGAGCAGCGCCTCGCCGGATTGCGCAAGGAACTGGCCGAGGCATTCCAGTGGGAGAAACACCCCCGGCTGAAGGAACTGGAAGGCGATGCCGAGACCACGAAAGCACTGCACCGCATCACCGCACGCATGGTAAAGGCGCCGGTGCGTGTGGTGGCAGACCTACCGGGCAAGGTGCAGAAGCCCATGGGTGAGCCACTCGTGGCCGAGGCGCTGGCCGCACAAGCACGTGGATCGGAGAAGGAGATCCTCGTGGAGTCCGCCTACTTCGTGCCGGTAAATGTGACGTTTGAAAACATGCACGAGCGCATCGATCACGGCGTGCACGTCTGCATTCTCACGAACTCACTGGCCTCCACGAACCAGATGCCCGCGTATGCCGGGTATGCCAAACATCGTAAGCGGTTGCTGGAGACCGGGGTGTCGTTGTATGAACTGCGTCCCTATGATTCTGGCACTGTGGCGACAAACGGGAAGCAGCGCGGACCGCGTACGGTGTTGCACACCAAGGCAGTGGTCTTTGACCGCGAGCAAGTCTTCGTAGGTACTTTCAATCTGGATCCACGCTCCGCGGACCTGAATACGGAAATCGGACTGATGGTGAACCACCCCAAGCTGGCTGGTGAGGTGGCGGGCCTAATCGAGAGCGGCATGAAGCCGGATCGCAGTTGGCGGCTTTCGCTGGGAAAACCTGATCAAAAGGAAAAAGAACACATGAAGACACGCGGTCCTGTGTGCTGGTGTGGCGACAACATGGAAAAGCACACGGTCTTGCGACGCGAGCCGGAAACACGCTGGGGTTCACGTTTCTTGATGCGCCTGGTGTCGTGGCTGCCCATTGATGAGATGCTGTGA
- a CDS encoding arylsulfatase, whose product MCFRKLFSLLALASALTAGEAARAATSLPNIVVILSDDLGYGSINSYGADPKLVQTPNIDRLAKEGRRFTDANTTSSVCSPTRYSLLTGRYCWRTTEKHGVLSTFSPLHIESTRLNMASLLKKHGYTAAAVGKWHLGYGTATDNPNWRTDYTAELSPGPLDIGFDYHFAVPANHGDLTGVFVENRFVYGLRSGKMPEGVKIADLGPDEAQNFQDSYGPEDTEGGRGNILPLDAPRRKNDRVMAQLTLKATRWIEQQPEDKPFFLYFTPVAAHNPITPDKDIAGKSPAGLYGDWINELDRSVGAILETLEKKGVAQNTLVLFTSDNGGVLKTDGDTPQTQAYKAGLKVNGALRGRKHDVWEGGFKVPFMVRWPGQVPAGSTSNEMISLVDILATTAEIVGEPLPSAEKAAEDSRSFLAALKGDAKSPVRNDMIVHSSDGVYAIRKGPWKWVEGVPAEGIKAAAKKLNASQFRPQLFDTKDDPAEEKDVSAAHPEVVEELRTLLVRYRDGGYSRELPPAVVKQTEKTVATMEKAPGGIVLEADLQEFPKAPWVARKDNWTARDGGLWGSQLAKDKNGAVMRVPVSLTDGVIDYEIAFDGANRHSLRIEWGDKKGSFRVEVSPEAVGLTKNPSPGEAKEAIGRIARKPVKLAQKTWYPVRITFKGDKATVQVNDAVIEGTHAVLGEPKNALNFLVFESSAGFRNLRVTN is encoded by the coding sequence ATGTGTTTCCGGAAGCTGTTCTCTCTGCTCGCCCTTGCCAGCGCTCTCACTGCCGGTGAAGCGGCTCGCGCGGCGACTTCACTGCCAAACATCGTGGTCATTCTCTCGGATGACCTGGGCTATGGCAGCATCAATTCTTATGGCGCGGATCCGAAACTCGTGCAGACGCCGAATATCGATCGCCTTGCCAAAGAAGGACGTCGCTTCACGGATGCCAATACGACTTCATCCGTGTGCTCGCCCACGCGCTACTCGCTGCTCACCGGGCGCTATTGTTGGCGCACCACAGAGAAACACGGAGTGCTCAGCACATTCTCGCCGCTGCACATTGAAAGCACCCGGTTGAACATGGCTTCCCTGTTGAAGAAGCACGGTTACACCGCCGCTGCCGTGGGCAAGTGGCACCTGGGCTACGGCACGGCCACAGACAATCCCAACTGGCGCACGGACTACACCGCGGAGCTTTCACCAGGGCCGCTGGACATCGGCTTTGACTATCACTTCGCGGTGCCAGCCAACCACGGTGACCTCACCGGTGTCTTCGTGGAGAACCGCTTTGTGTACGGACTGCGCAGCGGGAAGATGCCCGAGGGGGTGAAGATTGCGGACCTCGGCCCCGACGAAGCGCAAAACTTCCAGGACTCCTACGGTCCGGAAGACACCGAAGGCGGGCGTGGCAACATCCTGCCTCTGGATGCGCCGCGTCGGAAGAACGATCGCGTGATGGCGCAACTCACACTCAAGGCCACACGCTGGATCGAGCAGCAGCCGGAGGACAAGCCGTTCTTCCTGTACTTCACCCCGGTGGCGGCGCATAACCCCATCACTCCGGACAAGGACATCGCCGGCAAGAGTCCCGCGGGTCTCTACGGTGACTGGATCAATGAGCTGGATCGCAGTGTGGGCGCCATCCTTGAGACGCTGGAAAAGAAGGGCGTGGCGCAGAATACCCTGGTGCTCTTCACCAGTGACAACGGTGGCGTTCTCAAGACAGACGGCGATACTCCCCAGACACAGGCTTACAAGGCTGGCCTCAAGGTGAATGGCGCGCTGCGCGGCCGAAAGCATGATGTCTGGGAGGGCGGGTTCAAGGTGCCCTTCATGGTGCGCTGGCCGGGACAGGTGCCTGCGGGTTCCACCTCAAATGAAATGATCAGCCTGGTTGATATCCTGGCGACCACCGCGGAGATCGTAGGGGAGCCCTTGCCGTCGGCGGAGAAGGCCGCGGAAGATAGTCGCAGTTTCCTCGCCGCGTTGAAGGGTGATGCGAAATCACCGGTGCGGAATGACATGATCGTCCATAGCTCGGATGGGGTGTATGCCATTCGCAAAGGACCCTGGAAGTGGGTGGAAGGCGTGCCCGCAGAAGGCATCAAGGCAGCCGCGAAAAAGTTGAATGCATCGCAATTTCGTCCCCAGCTCTTCGATACCAAGGACGATCCCGCTGAGGAAAAGGATGTGAGCGCCGCGCATCCGGAAGTAGTGGAGGAACTGCGCACTCTGCTGGTACGCTATCGGGACGGTGGCTACAGCCGCGAACTGCCTCCAGCCGTAGTGAAGCAAACGGAGAAGACTGTTGCAACGATGGAGAAAGCACCTGGCGGCATCGTGCTGGAAGCCGACTTGCAGGAATTTCCCAAAGCACCCTGGGTGGCACGGAAGGACAACTGGACCGCACGGGATGGCGGCCTGTGGGGATCACAACTGGCGAAGGACAAGAACGGCGCCGTGATGCGTGTCCCTGTATCACTCACGGATGGCGTCATCGATTATGAGATCGCCTTCGATGGCGCGAACCGTCACTCCCTGCGCATCGAGTGGGGAGACAAGAAAGGCAGCTTTCGCGTGGAGGTATCTCCAGAAGCTGTGGGCCTGACCAAGAATCCTTCTCCCGGTGAAGCGAAGGAAGCCATCGGGCGCATCGCGAGGAAGCCGGTGAAGCTTGCGCAGAAGACGTGGTATCCGGTGCGCATCACCTTCAAGGGCGACAAAGCCACCGTGCAGGTGAACGATGCCGTGATCGAAGGCACACACGCCGTGCTCGGTGAACCCAAGAATGCGCTGAACTTCCTCGTGTTCGAATCAAGTGCTGGATTCCGCAACCTGCGGGTGACCAACTGA